The segment AGCAGACGACTGTGGGATAGCTAAGAGGATAGGTTCTCTGTGGGACATTGAGAACGAGGACCGTGTGCGCTGCCTCCGTTGTAACACAGTCCAGTCCACACTCAATAAGTCCAACACGATCACCGTGTTGATAGGTGATAATCTCcccacagagctgcaggagtATATAAAACTGTACACTGACATCACGTTCACCACCTGTGACTACCATTGTACACACTGCCACACAGGAACTCAGATTGAAATCACCAGCAAGGTAGTGACATTGCCGCAGGTTGTGTGTATGAGGATCGAACGTGTTAGGAACATTGGCAGAGATACCACTGATATAGTCAAGACGGGCACAAGGTTTGCTTTCCCTGAGACACTGGACCTGAAATATATCATGAAAGACCCTGAAGCACCGGTAGCTACTGTATACAAGCTGTATGCTGTTGTAGCCCACCGTGGTACTCACTACTGTGGACATTACACAGCTTATGTGCGAGACGACAACAATATTTGGTATCTCGCAGACGACTCTCATGTCAGAGTGTGCTCTTGGGAAGATGTCAAGTCAACCTA is part of the Oncorhynchus clarkii lewisi isolate Uvic-CL-2024 unplaced genomic scaffold, UVic_Ocla_1.0 unplaced_contig_10446_pilon_pilon, whole genome shotgun sequence genome and harbors:
- the LOC139403942 gene encoding ubl carboxyl-terminal hydrolase 18-like, translating into MRGLINYGAYCSINSVVQVLCGTRELREFILQVDGQDPRYPNSVAVRLKCLIYDMTKGNASPCDPSLLVNAMTLYRGAPFDVQEDSDVVFKCIINALADDCGIAKRIGSLWDIENEDRVRCLRCNTVQSTLNKSNTITVLIGDNLPTELQEYIKLYTDITFTTCDYHCTHCHTGTQIEITSKVVTLPQVVCMRIERVRNIGRDTTDIVKTGTRFAFPETLDLKYIMKDPEAPVATVYKLYAVVAHRGTHYCGHYTAYVRDDNNIWYLADDSHVRVCSWEDVKSTYEAGSMLYNGVAYMLMYHKQLPHCVT